gttgtggaacaaaatgatacatatacaattcgataaatatacatgaaaattcaaatatgcctttgaatttttcttaaaaataggcacgaacttcccggacaacccaatataaacacgatcacataaaataattgagtgcaactcgcgaaagaaactttcgggacagcctgatattatttctgttttcttcGAATCGTTGGATACGCGCGTGTTCTCagttaataaaatgttaataaaaagatgataagagaagaaaagaagatcTCCTCTTCGAGGAGAGATCTGTAGGTCCTTATCCCGCGACGAGACGGAAGGGGATCGAGATGCTCGAAGCTTGAACGTGTACGTCGGCCAGCATGGCGCGACGTCGAAACTGAAAGAGAAACAGAAGGAGCGATGGAGGCAGAGAAGAGCGAAAAGTAAGCAGAAAAACCGATAGTTGTCAGGGAAACGAAGGAAATCTGCATTTTGTCAAACTGTCgccggaaagttcgtggctACGCCGCCTTTCGAGGcgaccgacgcgacgcgacaaGGGTAAAAAGGTGAGGATGAAGGGGAGCGAAGCAACGGAGAACGAGGTACCCTTGGAAGCTGGGGAGGCAGGGGATGGTCGAGATGAGGATGGAGAAAGGAAGGAGAAGGAGCCACGGCCGGCCTCCGAGAAGGAAGTGAGAAAGTTTTGGAGTAACTCTCGGCCGTGCTGTTATCTAAACCCTTCGCGTACCTCTTGAGTAGTTTGGGGATGAAGGGGAATACTTTCTCCTTCGCGTTACGACGGGAATATCCGTCGTATTACTTTCGATAACGATCCCTGTGACGGTATCTTTACCCTTCGTatccgacgacgacgacgacgacgacgacagcTTTTTCAAAGACGACGGACCCTGTCGCGTCTCGTAGAATTATGCGCCGCGCAATTTCCAGAGAAAGTAAGAAGAATTGTAAACCGGGTGCAATTAACAAGCGGTCACAGACGAGTGTCGCTGTGAATGTCGCTGTGAATGTCGCTTTACTTTACCTacaagcattttatttataaaacttcgAGTTCTAAGGAAACGGAACTCGAACGAACCTCATCGCTGGTTGATTTCCTCCGCTGGAGGGGTTTCGTCATCTGGTGGTGACcaagtcacctctcgagtgcaaacaGCACGGTGTCAACGGCGTGGCGAATCATCGCGTCCGGATGTCGATCAACGAATAAATTAGCGATGTCGGTGGTCTGTACGTTGCTCGAAATAATACGATACTTCTGTCAAAGTCGTATACCCTTTTCCTAGAGGGAACGCTTCGAAGGTAGTTTAGGTTAAGCCTCGGCTGACGGTTTTAAAGCCAGCTGGAAAAAGATGCCTCCGTGAAGTATCTCCTTTTCACGCTGGATAAATCTCGCGTGCGACAACCTTTCTGAAAAGAGATAAGCGGGGGTGGgacttttttttctcgcagctcggtcgtcgtcgtcgtcgtcggacAGTGCAACTTCTCACCTCACCCTTTGCccgatctctctctctctctccttcgtCGCCGCacctcataaataataaatggctAAATGGGGATCCGGCAGACGGGTAGTACATTTAGTTCCATCTCAACCGGCCGGATGTAAAGCGTTCCCACCCTCTATGGAACGAGAATATTCGCGCGCAAATGTCGCTCGCAACGTGACGGAGGAGACGACTCGAGTTCTTTCCGAGACCTCCAGGCACCACCTCTGCCCGTCGTTCTTATGTTCGGATGTGCAAGGTGTCCCGTAACTGCtgattctacgtaaaaaattgaatcgaaaatgtagaataaaatttgttcgtgcGACGCTctgttttagaaaaaaaaaaataaatttggaaatatgTCCCGATTGCTACGAGTCGTCGTGCTCGCAGTATTTCGGTCAACAACAGCATCGACGGACATTTTTCGCTTCGCTCGCTACAAGAATCTCAAGCGTATTCGATCGAAGAAGATAAGCAGTGGAGTACGGTGGATAAATAAGCGATACGGCGGGAGGCATTCGCATTTATTTACTACTTATGTGCAAACAGATGTAAGGCGACTCGTGTTTGGACAGACGGAATAAAACGGGGAGATAGACAACGGATgaagaaagtacaaaatacGGTCGAATAAACGCGTATTGGTATCGGATGTTACGTAGGTTGGTATGTTCCCGAGGATCCATGCTACCGATCTTAGGTAGCGTAGGTTACGTAGAGTGAAAACTGGATAtgtgcaagaaaatcgggatCCAAACATTGCAGTTATCCggtcgaggtttctattctgtgtttatgTTTGGCgggaacgtagaaaaggacacggagcgagagagaaagaggtcaGGGGACAAACAAGCAGTCGGCAGAAGCGTTATCAATCGGTTAGGAtcatattgggttgtccagaaagttcgtgccaacttctaagaaaaattcaaaggctcatttgaaatttgatatatatttattgaattatataagtacCATATTGTTCCACAAGCTTTTCACCTTTCAAGGgatgtacatttattatttgttttcaatcatttcaatatacatattcacCTGTACCACCTTCCAAAAATCGgtactttccagacaaaccaaTATTACTCTGCTCGCTCGGTCGTCGAGAGGGaatcttgcatttatccagtttTTACTGTATATTGGTGCGGACGATTCGTTTGATAAACGCCAGCGAGAAGCATGACGCGTTTACATAATTCCAGTAATCGCCGAGAAGCCGCGATCGTCGATGTTTCGTGGCGGCGATTATCGTCGATCCGCGACACTTCTATTTGcagtaaaaagtaaaagaaaaaaagtgaaacgGGACAGTTATGCGAAATCGATGCTGTTCCAGCGATGTTTCCCTTGCTTCCGTTCTCTTTTATCCCCCTGGCGgtgtatctttttttctcattcGACCATCGACTCGGCCGATAAATCGCGAGTAATGGTAATCACGATTTCGGGGAGCGACTCGTTAGGAACGAGGCGTTTCCCCATCTTGGCTCAATACCTGTTTAAATTCGATTTCACGGACGTGTAATTCACTAAGATCGGGCTTCTCCTCGATCTCGGCTTTATAGAGTTGTAATTCGGAACGGACAGCGCGGAAAGCGTAGGTGGATAGCCGCCATCGTCGAACGCCATCGCTCTTCCCGGTCGAATTTGTTGGCCGCCGGGCGAACGGTAACAGCGAAGGTAGGAGAACACGAGGACCATCAGGTAATAAATCAGCTCTACCGCGCTGAGTAACGAGCCCCCGAGAAATAAGCCGATTATGCCGCCGAAAGACACTGCGAAAGAGATTCAGACTCAGCCGCGCTCGCTTTCCTTGCTTCTCTCGTTAATATGTTAATCCGTGAAAAATATGCGCCGGCTCGCGCGCGAGTTCTGGCGAGAGCACGAGCCCGAAGGTTCCGATTATCCGATCTAAATGGAACCAAACACTCTGAATTCTGAATTCGACGGTCGAATCGATTTCCCCGTCCGCGACGATTCTTCGCCGGTGCGAATTAATTCGTATCGGTTCGTCCCGCGTCGCTGCCTCTTAACCCGCTTTTCGTTAACACGGAAGAAAACTCTCCGCGAGAGCGTCCTTTGTTCGCGATGGCGCGACGCGGCAAAGAATTGCAAATCTCCCTTAATTCGGTCCCGTGGTTGCCCACCTCAGACGAGAGCGAAAAGATTTCCGTTACGGCCGACGTTCGCGTTAATCCgcaaaatgatttttctacGATTCCTTTGGTTCTTCTCCttttaaacaacaaaaataaggTCGGTTTATACTATCCGCACAGAACCGGAACGTATCCGTTCAGCACCGATCAGTAAAAGTATTCTATAACGCAATTTGTATACAGGTGTTTATACATATCGTATCGTATCAGCACAGACACACACCTACCGACATATTCTCCTTcaacttttcttcttctcaaGCACTTGTGCACACCAAAACGGCGGcatcttttttttacaaattcttttttttttacaaattcgtCTGCATCTAATAGCACAGCTATTGCAGCCAAGTCTCGCATACTTTCATgcgaaaacatttttcctatttGTGCTATTACGTGCCTTTACGAAACGCTTTCTGTTAACTGACTGATCGTTACCACCGATCGACGaacgtataatataaacactCGTGTCTGCGTCGGAATCGGAACGGAGCCGATACGGAACCGTTCCGGGTCTGTGCGGATAGTATAAATCGACCAATACTCGATCCAAGAATTCGGTGATCGTAAATCGATTACCGACGCCGGTGTACGTATCGTTGACACGTTAACTGCcggattaataataataataatacttcatTTATTATGCCTTTGATATCaactatgataaaaaaaaaaaaataaaaataataaaataaaataaaataaaattaggaaaatgGAATCGTGAAAATTCTTACGAGGCTAAAATTTGGTACGTGTATAATTGGAGAATTCAGAGTCGAGCTCCATCGAGATCCACGGAAGCGAACGAAACGATAGGTTTCCGAGCAATTACCAAGGAAATGCAGGTTCGAATAAATCAGATCCATCTTGTACCGGAAGTTCGTCTGGCTGGAAAAGTGTACGTCCAGCGTGATGTCCTGCGATCGATAGGTTCGTACCGCGGCTAAATGCGGCGTGTAGATGTAATAGTCGCACGCCGGTGGACAGTCGCAGACCATGACTTCCTCGTCGATCGGCCCTTTTTCATCCGTGAACGCGTTGTCCTTGTAGAGATCTTGCATGGGTTACGAGATTATAAAGGGTGTCTCAGAATTGGTGTAAAAATCGGAAATGAgtggtagctgagacgattccgaacgacaatttcctttgcaaacatgtcggatggtgcttcgttcttgaattattaaggaaaaacCATTCGAcgtttttgcaaaggaaatcgtggttcagaatcgtctcagctacccccatttccggttctagcactaattctgggacactcTACACAAGTTTAACCGTCGACGGTGGGTGTATCGAGCGTAGATCGACGCTCGGTTCTCGAGCGTGCAACGCGAGTTACGAAACGCTTCGAAACGTTCGAAGAGGGTAGACCACCTAATAGCGTTCCTAATCGTCTCGTACTTGAACGCGTTGCACGCGTGCGAACTTGGAGTTTTCCGAGGGGCATTCCACCCGAATACCACGTACCGTTTCGTTATCCTTACCGTTGTGATCGATTAGGCAGAGGAAATCCTTAACGCCGCAATCACGCTGAGAAActgaaagagagagagacaaTTCCTTGTATCGAGGTCCTCGTTCAACGCGAGAGGACGAGGTTGATTTATTCAAAGATACTCGTCTATTCGGTTTTCTACCAGGACAGCGAGATATTATTCATATCGCGAATTTGCTTATCAGAGTACTCGGTCTGCTACgaataaatagtttattataTACCCGATGGAAACAGGAACGACGGGTTGCAACCGCAGTGTTTGATGACGTGCTCCCTCTTGCACATAGACAGACAAGTCTCTTGAGTGTACAAACTGCCGGGAAGGTGTCGGCAAGGTGCCCTGCTCTCGCCCAGATCGTGAATAGATTGCGTGGCGAATCCAGAGATGCAGTCGAAGGACACCGTGGTTAGCGAGTTTATCGGGATCATTCGTCCGTTGGTGGGCCAAACTCGCGGATCCTCCAGTATGAATATAATGCTGTCAGCTTCGTCTGAAAAATTTCCACCAGGATTCCTCCGAACTCGTGCTAcggtaaagactggataagttcAGAAAATCGGGACCCAAACATCGCAGTTATCAGCCAAGGTTTCCATTCTGTGTGTAGATTTGACTCGAGTCGAGCGTTGAACGcagaaaaggacagagagagaaagagaaagagaaagagaaagaaattggTTAGGATCGGTTAGGATCGTATTATACCGCTCGCTAGCCGAATTCGTGCCGAGCAGTTACGTTGCAGCGTTCCGTCGCGAGTCAGTCTCCGTTCCTTATTTTTCGCGTACTCACCGAAATCCGGAGGTTTGGTTACGTTCATGAAACGAACGGTGACCCTGAGGCCGCTCCAGGCGCCGAAGCTCGTTGCCCGACGCGGTCGTTCCTCGCGGTGTCCGTGATGCTTCCGTCGAACGGTCTTCTCGGCTAACTGCGAGTTGAAGGAGTAACAGAACCCGTACTCCGTCTTGTGCAGCTCGAATATCTCGCAGCAGTCTCGGTTCGAGTTGCGCCACCAGCAGTCGGTGAAAAGCTGCTCGCAATTCGGCACCACTTGCAGCAACGCGTCCGTCACGTTCACGTCTGCCGCGGCGAGACCGGGCGACAGGACGAACCGGGACAAGCGAAATCGTACGAGTTATTTTCGAACGATGTGCTCGCCGGTATGGCGGAAAGATGCGCCGGAATCTGGTTATGGAAATGCGCGACCCCGTATTCTACggagatttttattattctcattCGCTAGCGATCGCGATTCCGTCTGCTTTTCAATCgcaggaatttttatttattcctcgaaCGAACGATCGCGGCATTACGCTTCTCCTCCCGAGGAACGTTTCGACGACGTTCGCGCGACGATGTTCCGTCGTTCAGCTCCTCGGCTGGGAAACGTTTAACACGTCGCCGCGTCACTCGGAAATGGGTGATAGGGCTTTCTACTATGGAACTAAATAACATCATTTCGAAAGCAAGGTTTCGCGAGTTTCGGATAACGttatagactgcggatttttatgcatttataagaaattggaACGCGCAAGGAATTACAAAATGCTcgcagtatgcaataatataagaaaaaagagtcgtttgtctcgaaacaaactttgattctcgtagaaatattcaaagataTTCCCGTGGCGATGTACGTGTTAATAAGAGAGATGCTATAATGCTACGCAAATGGACAGACTCGAATGAAACCCACGTCGAATATTCGCGGCGATACCTAcgcagtatgcaataatataagaaaaaagagtcgtttgtctcgaaacaaactttgattctcgtagaaatattcaaagataTTCCCGTGGCGATGTACGTGTTAATAAGAGAGACGCTATAATGCTACGCAAATGGACAGACGCGAATGAAACCCACGTCGAATATTCGCGGCGATACCTACCCATCAGTCCGTCGAGTCTGACGCGTTTCAAAAAGTCTAGTCGATGAAAATCACCGAAGCTGAGGACCGAGAGTCCAGCGAGAAAGTCGCGGAAAGTTTGCAGCGTCTGTTGGTCGGTGGTGTTGGAAAATATCTGTTTCTCGAGGTCCACGGCTTTGTCCCAGTCGACGCGGTTGTTCGGGCAAAGGGTGACGCTCGGAAACGGAAGGCTGGAAATTCTGTGATTCATCGACTCGATACCGATGGACGTCGGGGCTGCCTGAAAACGATTCAACGCGCGTATGACGCATTAACCGAGGCTGCCCTGGCCGGATTTCGATTCTCGAATACATATTCAGATTCTCTGCTGCGCGCCGGCGGTGGCACGATGCTCGGGGCGTCGGCCAAatgaatattctaaatatataatcGACCGCGCGTACCTGTAATCGAATAACAAATCGCGTTTGCACGCGGAAACGCTTCGCGTCGAGCGTGTTCGTCGAAAAAAACGATCGACGAGTACAGTAACGAGCCTCGTTACATCAGATCAGAGAACATCAGATACTCATTGGTTACGAAGATTCTTTCGATATATGTACTCAAAGAGACGAGCGGAGAAATTTACCGCTGTAAACGATCGAGAAGACGAAAAGTCTCGAACGATAATACTGCGTAGCGTATATGGCGCATTCCAAGACATTTCGACCACTTTTGGACACGAACGTTTTTGATTtggttgaaattttttttatattatagtaccCTCTTGAATacctttttgtgaatttt
The sequence above is drawn from the Hylaeus volcanicus isolate JK05 chromosome 2, UHH_iyHylVolc1.0_haploid, whole genome shotgun sequence genome and encodes:
- the LOC128872346 gene encoding pickpocket protein 19-like, which encodes MILKRSEKNMFARAKPNPWKNRSRKIERRETLLSTVRRYCASASFHGLRYVVDPRLHKIERSLWFAVFAVHAAVAASVIYYVASKLQAAPTSIGIESMNHRISSLPFPSVTLCPNNRVDWDKAVDLEKQIFSNTTDQQTLQTFRDFLAGLSVLSFGDFHRLDFLKRVRLDGLMDVNVTDALLQVVPNCEQLFTDCWWRNSNRDCCEIFELHKTEYGFCYSFNSQLAEKTVRRKHHGHREERPRRATSFGAWSGLRVTVRFMNVTKPPDFDEADSIIFILEDPRVWPTNGRMIPINSLTTVSFDCISGFATQSIHDLGESRAPCRHLPGSLYTQETCLSMCKREHVIKHCGCNPSFLFPSVSQRDCGVKDFLCLIDHNDLYKDNAFTDEKGPIDEEVMVCDCPPACDYYIYTPHLAAVRTYRSQDITLDVHFSSQTNFRYKMDLIYSNLHFLVSFGGIIGLFLGGSLLSAVELIYYLMVLVFSYLRCYRSPGGQQIRPGRAMAFDDGGYPPTLSALSVPNYNSIKPRSRRSPILVNYTSVKSNLNRY